In one window of Sulfolobales archaeon DNA:
- the tuf gene encoding translation elongation factor EF-1 subunit alpha encodes MPEKPHLNMVIIGHVDHGKSTLVGHMLVLLKQIDEKQQKEVEEQARKAGKETEKFAWLLDKMKEERERGVTIALSFVKFETDKYYFTIIDAPGHRDFVKNMITGTSQADVAVLVVSAKKGEFEAGMSPEGQTREHLTLAKTLGVDQIVVAINKMDLTEPPFSEQRYKEIVDQLKKFMKTLGYKVDEIPFVPVSAWLGDNIVTPSANMKWYKGPTLVDALNTFKIPPKPIDKPLRIPLTEAITVSGVGTVLIGRVETGVLKVGDKVIIMPVKKGGDVRSIEMHHTPMQQALPGDNIGFNVRGIARQDVKRGDVVGHESNPPTVVEEFRARIFLMWHPSAITVGYTPVIHAHTASIACRIVEIEAKLDPKTGQVLEKNPQLLKPGDIAIVKFKPIKPMVIERYQDIPQLGRFAMRDMGKTIGVGQVIDVVAAKI; translated from the coding sequence ATGCCTGAGAAACCTCATCTCAATATGGTAATAATAGGACATGTAGATCATGGTAAGAGCACTCTTGTAGGACATATGCTAGTACTACTAAAGCAAATAGATGAGAAGCAACAGAAAGAAGTTGAAGAACAAGCTAGAAAAGCTGGAAAAGAAACTGAGAAATTCGCATGGTTGCTAGATAAAATGAAGGAGGAGAGAGAACGTGGAGTAACCATAGCACTGAGTTTTGTTAAATTCGAGACAGATAAATATTACTTCACAATCATAGATGCTCCAGGTCATAGAGACTTTGTTAAGAACATGATCACAGGAACAAGTCAGGCTGATGTAGCCGTATTGGTGGTTTCAGCAAAGAAAGGCGAGTTCGAAGCCGGTATGAGTCCTGAGGGACAGACACGAGAGCATCTAACTCTTGCAAAGACTCTAGGTGTAGATCAGATTGTTGTAGCCATTAATAAGATGGATCTTACAGAACCTCCATTCAGTGAACAGAGATATAAAGAGATAGTAGATCAGTTGAAAAAGTTTATGAAAACCCTGGGATATAAGGTGGATGAGATACCTTTCGTACCCGTGTCAGCATGGCTAGGAGATAATATAGTGACTCCTAGTGCTAATATGAAGTGGTATAAAGGACCTACACTAGTTGATGCTCTCAACACATTCAAAATACCTCCTAAACCCATTGACAAGCCTCTTAGAATACCTCTGACAGAAGCTATAACAGTTTCCGGTGTAGGCACTGTACTCATAGGTCGTGTAGAGACAGGAGTTCTTAAAGTGGGTGATAAGGTTATTATAATGCCTGTAAAGAAGGGTGGTGATGTGAGAAGCATTGAAATGCATCATACACCTATGCAGCAGGCTTTACCGGGAGACAATATAGGCTTCAACGTCAGAGGTATAGCCAGGCAGGATGTTAAAAGAGGTGATGTGGTAGGACATGAGAGCAATCCGCCAACGGTTGTTGAGGAGTTCAGAGCTAGAATATTCCTTATGTGGCATCCGTCAGCAATAACAGTAGGATATACTCCTGTGATCCACGCCCACACAGCGTCCATAGCCTGTAGAATTGTAGAGATAGAAGCTAAATTAGATCCTAAGACAGGTCAGGTTCTTGAGAAGAATCCACAATTACTCAAGCCTGGAGATATTGCGATTGTAAAGTTCAAACCGATAAAGCCTATGGTTATAGAGAGGTATCAAGACATACCACAGTTAGGAAGATTTGCTATGAGAGATATGGGTAAAACCATAGGTGTTGGCCAGGTAATTGATGTAGTAGCAGCCAAGATCTAG
- the rpsJ gene encoding 30S ribosomal protein S10 translates to MKVRIRLWGLNHENVDYVARQIVEISKKSGVEVRGPIPLPTKRLVVPTLRLPHGEGTKVYEKWEMRIHKRLIDVAADERVMRQIMRIRVPQNVYIEVEIIR, encoded by the coding sequence ATGAAAGTAAGAATAAGGCTGTGGGGTTTAAATCATGAAAATGTAGATTACGTCGCAAGACAGATAGTAGAGATCTCGAAGAAATCTGGTGTAGAAGTTAGAGGCCCTATACCTCTTCCCACAAAAAGACTGGTAGTACCAACCCTAAGACTACCTCATGGAGAAGGTACCAAGGTTTATGAGAAATGGGAAATGAGAATACACAAGAGATTAATAGATGTAGCAGCTGACGAGAGAGTTATGAGGCAAATAATGAGGATAAGAGTTCCTCAGAATGTATACATAGAAGTCGAGATAATAAGATGA
- a CDS encoding hotdog domain-containing protein — protein MTAEEPSKQPRILRISDTYMKTYHLVMPRHANPLGVLFGGYMMDWIVEIGTLNTMRLSRRNTVLGFIDNLFFINPVRIGDVLIYRSWIVRVRRTSMEVLIEVLSRNISGEYYISSAAKAIYVALDHENKPVDAGFRVYSENDWEKDLFARFSKWREDVDKLIEKEDLLSGEPEYEPKYSLTSIRRVSPEDVMSGDIMYAGNLLQYIDEISGILASRYAGEAVVTASVDQIIFKKAIKLGDVIKLRSSLTRTWKSSMEIKTVVSRLAEDKEEKLVEAYSTFVKIGSEGKPEPLSPYLPLTPEEYKEWVRAEERRMKRMDRIEKLRIFRNKRIENIDLEDPRPLTLEII, from the coding sequence TTGACAGCAGAAGAACCTTCTAAACAGCCTAGAATACTTAGAATCTCTGACACCTATATGAAAACCTATCATCTGGTAATGCCTAGACACGCTAATCCTCTAGGTGTTCTCTTCGGGGGATATATGATGGATTGGATCGTCGAGATAGGAACACTTAATACCATGAGGCTATCCAGAAGAAATACAGTACTTGGATTCATAGATAACCTCTTCTTTATAAATCCTGTTAGGATAGGAGATGTACTTATATACAGATCCTGGATCGTGAGAGTTAGAAGAACTTCTATGGAAGTTCTTATAGAAGTTCTATCCAGGAATATAAGCGGGGAATACTACATATCTTCAGCCGCAAAAGCTATTTATGTTGCCCTAGATCATGAGAATAAACCTGTTGACGCAGGTTTTAGAGTCTACAGCGAGAACGATTGGGAGAAAGATCTCTTTGCTAGATTTAGTAAGTGGAGAGAAGATGTAGATAAGCTGATAGAGAAAGAAGATCTTCTATCTGGAGAACCCGAGTATGAGCCTAAATACTCTCTCACTAGTATTAGAAGAGTTTCACCCGAAGATGTAATGTCGGGAGATATAATGTACGCAGGGAATCTTCTTCAGTATATAGATGAAATATCAGGTATACTCGCGTCAAGATACGCTGGTGAAGCTGTTGTCACAGCCTCCGTAGATCAGATAATATTTAAGAAAGCTATTAAATTGGGAGACGTGATAAAATTAAGATCCTCTCTCACTAGAACTTGGAAAAGCTCTATGGAGATTAAAACCGTGGTGAGCAGACTCGCAGAAGATAAGGAGGAAAAGCTTGTTGAGGCGTATTCGACATTTGTAAAGATAGGATCCGAGGGAAAACCAGAACCATTATCACCATATCTACCTCTCACACCAGAGGAGTACAAAGAATGGGTTAGAGCTGAAGAGAGAAGAATGAAACGTATGGATCGTATAGAGAAGTTGCGGATATTTAGGAATAAAAGAATTGAAAATATAGATTTAGAAGATCCGAGACCTTTAACTCTTGAGATAATATAG